One Nymphaea colorata isolate Beijing-Zhang1983 chromosome 12, ASM883128v2, whole genome shotgun sequence genomic window, GTTCTAGGGAGTGAGGACTCTTACAAAAAGTATCTTTGGCCTGTTAAGACCATCAGCGCCGCCCCCCACTCCCCACACTCTCGTTTCTACTAATAGCGATAGAATCTTGTGGGAGGCGAAATAAAATTTGGCATAATGTGTTAATATTGTTAAAGTCAAAGGTGTGCCTGCTTCTTGGATGAGGGACGGCTACCCAACAGCATTCTTCACACTCTACATTGCCCAAAACTCATTCTCACGTAGTGGAGGCaagccatttattttttgaatgccCAGTTGCAAGCATTCCATTTCCTTTGATGCCCATTCAACGATTGTGGATGTTACCCTTAACTGACGGATGATGCAAACGACAAAGGTCTCAGGATTGAAGCTCATTCACAATCATCACTTGTCTTAAAGGCGGTTGCTAGCTCTAGATCAAGGTGAAATTGGCATCAGAGAAGAGGTAATGGATAACATACGTGAATTGCTGCTTGTTTCAATCATCGGACATGCTTAAAACGCCTTGACGGCATTTTCAATTTAATAAAATGGGAGGGGATCGATACCTTGGATGTCATCACCCCTTGGATGAGTCACATGTCAAGCGCACCTGTTGGCTAAAATTTACAGAATATTTTGTAGTGAATCGTCCATGGCTATAGCGGTGACAGTAATGACTGATATACAAAGCAACAGGGTGATTTCTTCGCCGTTGTAAGTCTATAGCGATGGCTTTCTTTGTCGGAATGCCTCCACCGGTGATGAAATCACCGGTAACATTGAAAGGGATACAGTGGGGAACCTAATCACCGCAATACATTTAATTAACTATAGGTGACAAGCTTCACCGTTGTATGTCTATACCGGTGAATATTGTCTTTGCTCTTTCCTTTTTAACACATTAAGTTACTAATTATGCGTCTCACAATTGCTAGGGAAAACTGAGCAGGATGCTCAACCTCTGAAGAACAAAGAATCAACACATTAATTTGtcttttcctttgctttctaTTGGGTATTTGGCTTAATTTGGTTCtttttcttggctttttttttcaagattctcAGCGAAGCTTTGCTTGGCAAGTAAAAATGAGGTAACCTGTTTTATGTTGCTGATATCCATCAGCAGCAAAAGATTGGCACTCCAATTCCTGCAGCTGGGAAAGCTATTATTGATGTTGGAGTAGATGGAATAATTGTTTCGAATCATGGTGGTCACCAACTTGACTGTGCACCTGATGCAATTTCTGCCCTTGAGGAGGTAACATTGATTCACCTCAAATAATTCTGAAATTGCTATTTCTTCACAAAgacaagcttttctttttccttctcaaaacgGATTGCAAGAAATCTTTTATCATTTTCGTCGTTCCCCTGATAAGTTGTTGACACATTTGAGAGATGCTTGATTCCCCTCCTCGTTGGTCTTCTTATTTGAAGCATAGGTTGTTCAAGCTGTTGCTCTTAAAGTTCATGTTCTGCTGATGGAGGAATTAGGCATGGGACATCCGCCATGCTGCGAGCAAGGGGAAACATGCCACCCGACTGCGGAAATGTGAgtttgtatattaaaaaaattggtggaaaaataaaaagtgatatCAGAAAAGTCGAACTCACCGGGAAGAGCAGGCATGGCACAGGAAGCAACAGGTTTAGGCGACTTCTCCACCTTGACTAAGCACATCCCTGCTTAGTGGACGTTTGAATCGACGGAACCATCAAAACAGGAATGCCCCTGTTTTAGCAACTCAGGCAGAGCCTAAAACAGTGGACCTTGGCCATGCCGTAGACAGCAGCGGAAAGAAGCATGAATTGTCTCTTGTAGGTTATTTTCTTTGTCATTGAATGCTTTCTTGAGTTGCTAAGTTGCCGGGCTTCATCATGCACATGGAAAGCCCATGAAGATACTACTGCTATCTACTAGTAATGAATGATATTACAAAATAAGATTTTTCCAGGTGCTATAACTTTGTGAGGTAGTGCTCTACTTACATCGTCTGAACCTGTTTGGTATCCTTTACACTATTTCTTGTTAAACAGGACCAAGACCCAATatgaaatttaataaaatgagtCGGATCTCTCGCACATGGCAGCACTCTCGATGGTGCAGAGATACTATATTCCCGTCCGGaaaggaaatgagagaaaagTAATACCCAAGCAATCCCGCTGTCAATACGTCTCACATACAAATAGGAACACTCACCGTGTTGTGGTAGGGTGTGGTGCTCGGGCAATCCATCGAGAGAGAGGGATgtagagaaaaaggagaagagaaaggaaaagaaggagcTTCCCGTCTTGGCCTAGAAGGCACTGCGACCGGGCTCGAGAATAGTCGGGCTTCGCAGCCAAGTGATCTAGGGTAGCAGGTGGGTCCCCAGGCCTTAAGCCTCAAACTGGTCCACTTTGGATGCTCCTACCACTCTAGAGGGAAGTTTGGCCAGCAGCTGAGGTAGGCTAGACCGAGTCAAGCTAGGTCTAGAGGTTGGGGGTTCGGCCAGCAACTAGGCTGTAGCCgaggaaggagagagggaaGGGGCTTCCCGCGGCTGGCTCCCGAAAAGACCTTAGTGCCTGGCCAGCGCTCAGGCAGACCAAGAGGAGTTTGTGGCCTGTGCTCAGACCTAGACCTAGTCCTTAGACCGGTCTTGGGCTGGGATTGGCTCATGAATAGGTTGAGGCAGGCCTGTCCAACTGAGAGCTAGAGGGAGCTGGGCTCAACATAAGCTGGACCTGTTCTAACCTTAGATCACGGTTGAACCCGAAGGCACCCTAGAGGAACCGTGCTGGTTCAGCCAAAGGCTGATCTCAGCTAGCGCTTCTCGGGAGGCAGCTGGTCTAGGCAGAAAGCCATGAGGATTCCAGTTAGGCCAGCAAACAAACCTAGATTCAAACATGAATACCGAGGCTATATCTGGCCTCTACCTGGGTCTAAGCGCCGAAAATGAGGAGAAGTTGAGCATGGGGCAGAACTAAACAAGAACAAAGCAAGCAAACCAGAAATAAAGATGACAACCTATGGTATAACCAAtcaaggaataaaaaaaaggatcagatgtttctttttttttccttagaatAAACGCTTTAAATTTGATTTGCTACGAGTCCGAATTGAGGGGGAGGGGGAAGATCTACAGGGGCTTTGGGTCTTGGGTTCTTGATATCTTCATCTCTTGTTTGTCTAAATCAATACAAGAATGAGTGGGTTTCGCTTTGTTTGACATCCTACGGCCATGTGGGGTCTTATATGtgattatgaaaaaattttgtatttctttttgttgacttcgtgagaagaaaaaaggttgaTTCGAATTAACTGAAAATTTTAACCTCAATAACGAATTTCAGACACTTGAGTAAATTAATTTGCAGACGCATTTGagcatgtatatataactaGTAGCAGGGGATGAATTTGCTAATTGGCTTGTAACTCATGGATGTAtttggaaaagagaaaacaaaagtaaaataaacaACACCATTGATTCATGAGaacagaaatagaaaaataaattataaaccTGTCTGTTGGTATTTATAATTAATACTGAAGATAGACAAGTGATTTTATCTAATTACGGTCAAATTTATGAACAGATTTTACCGTAAAATGCCATGCAttaattctttcattttattataGATTCTTACAGGCTTATCAGGTCTCGAGCGGGATCATATTTTTGAAGCCCAATCTAATTGACTATTAGCAAGCTGGGCGTGAATAAAAAAGCAAGATGTGCACCAAAATAAGTTAAAACTTTTACAGTTTACTTTTTCAACtgtatttagttttttttttaataaaaaaacattgtcaTGCATACCGGGCCCTGACTGTCAGATTGTCAGGCCAGGCCGGACTCGGGCTCAACTGGGTACCTGGTACCCATCAGCTCAGTCCAGTAACCAGCGTTATCGACCAGCATGGGACATACCATTTACTGAATTGGTAGCTAGATTGACATATCTGAACATGCAAAAGTagataattaagaaaaaaaacttggcaacttttaaaagtaaataataatattaaccGTGTGTGCGTGACATGTGGGACTCTTGTATATCAACCAATGAACTGATGCTTTGGCATCAATTCGATCCCAATCGGTGGATTGAGGTGGAATTTTATAACAATACTGGTGCATCTTCTCAAAGTGCAAATTAATGATGAAACTAGTGTCTAGCTTCTTAGGAAGAAAAGGCACATATTTTAGGTCGCATCTAAGATGGCCGCATCTCACTGTCTTGGAACTGAAAGTTCAACTGGTACTCCTTTTAAAAAGATTAATATAATTTGAGCACATATACGCTGGAAATCTCCTGTAGCAGAGGAGAAAccgaaaaaaatttccagaaaccGGATTTCATCAAACggggagatttttttttttaccgttggaggtggaaacaaaatttttttccagccagaggggtgaaaaaatttttctggaaatttttttttatcgttggaggaaggaaggaagggaaggaagaagggaggaggaagggaagggaaggaagaagggaggaggaagggaagggaaggaagaagaagggaggaagaagaagggaagaatggaaggagaagaagggaggaggaaggaaggaggaagaagggaaggagggaaggagaagaggggaagagggcacggctaggagggaaggagaagaggggaagagggcacggcgaggagggaaggggaggagggcacggcgaggagggaaggagaagaggggaagaagggcagaaggggaggagggcacggcgaggagggaaggagaagaggggaagaggggaagaaggggaggagggcacggcgaggagggaaggagaagaggggaagaaggggaagaggacaaaaggaaaggaaagaggaaagagCGATGAAGTAAAAGCTCACCCGTGGATGACCAAAGCTTCCCGACGGATAACTAGAGCTCACTGCTGAACGTTTGGGCCCCGTTTGCAGCACACACATGGCagtgacagagaaagaaagaggggcaAGGGCTGCCGGATGGGTAGAGAGAAGAGCCGGCGGCACTCAATCttgagaaagagggagagagctcTCACCTATGATGGCGGCAAATTGAGAGAGCAGCAACCCCTTCACAGCTTAGCCGgtgaggggagagagaaagtttTGCGACAATTCACCGATCACCCTTCTTTTGTCCTTCATCTTAACCAGAAACATGATCACccctcttccttccttcttcatcttaaccagaaacatatttctttttaatcaaacttttctagaaatttatttctcaaacGCCCCCTTATTCAATCATGCTTTCTCAGTTTTTTTAATCTGTCAATACAACGTAGTGGGTTTGAAAATTGTAATCAACCAATGAACATACGCAAACTGTATTtgcaaaatatttcatttcatttgattttcatgaaccCAATATTACTAGAAAGGGCTTTTTTCATTCAGATATAACTTTATACTAAAAAGAAGGGGATTCGACCTGCAGACCACCTCCCTGGTGAGACGTCTGGTGCTCACGTTTGACTTCAGTTTTTGGGCACGGCTTAATTAGGAGAGTATCACTGTTTCCTTGAAGTTAATGGCACAACTACTGTTCCTTCCTTCCTTGAGAAATCAGCTCCAAGTGATTAAAAAAATTTCCCTTGCCCATCAAAGGCAGGataaaaaatattgttgttGAAGGGTTTTCGAAAATATGGTGGGACAGGGTTAGGCCTCTGGCAGAAGATGACCTCCGCCTCCTCCTGCTGCTCATGCTCCGGCCTCCTCCTACTTCAGCTGCTGCTGAGCAGCTTTGCCTGCCCCATGATCCATTGAGTGGACAACTGAAGCTCTGCATGAAGTTAGCGAAGCCCCGAgaatctaaggaaaagaaagcgACTCGAAGCAAACGCTTCGCCAAAATGGCTTCGCTCGAGCGTCTCGTTAATGGAGGTAATCAGCTCCGAATCCTAGATGGCTAAAtgctctcctcctcctcttactcctcttctttgttcttgttgtcatgaaaattttattgtttctgtCGACGGGAATCTTTTGGAATCGTTTGAGTGGTGCTTCGAAGTAGACTTGTCTTAACAGACTTTCTTGTGGGGATGAAATTCGGTTTAGGGATGGCATCGAATCTGAGCCGAAAACTTATATATTGTGATTGGgtttatgaaaataatattttcttggttttgatgTTCGTGAAGATAGATTTTTGCTCCTTTTATGTGGGGTTACAGTGTGATTTGACCATCGAGGATGTTTCGGCAGGGGTTTGATTTtttgtgtatttcattttaatctGTTTGCTGTGAAACTGGTAACCTGTTTTAGCTTACATAATCTGTTTTATACTTTTACTGTAGTAtataatctgtttttttttgtagtaatCCTTTTATTGTATAATCAAATATCCAAAATCGCATCTGCCAGAGATCAGCTATTTATGGGTCTGATATTGGTCCCACCTTGAAGTTGGATAAAAACCTACATATTGACATTAGACATGGGTATACAGGACACAAGATGGCAAGTGTCGAAGTGacttttttgaaaaccaaaactGAAACTGAATAATTTTTTggattcttattttttttagaaagtgTTACTAGTTGGACTCAGATTGGTTGGACATGTGACCCTTAATCTGAACTATTGTCTTACTAATTGAATCTAGCCTAAGGGTAATTTGGGTCTGTTTAGAAGGAAGAGGATATgcttctctattttctgttaTCACATGAGTGTGGGAGCATTTCCAAACAAAATGtgggtgctggtgctggtgtgGGAACATTTcctaagatatatatatatatatatatatacacaatacACAGACACTAACACGTAGGAGGAATGGGTTTGACTAGGACTGTTTTTGAGccctcctttctttctctctctttttcacctgctttttttctctcatctccattttttttcatcttcacaacCATTCTTCCTACTGCAGGATTAGTGGAACCTGGGGAGGGGGGGTTCATTTTCTTTATGATCTATGTTATGGATGTGATCTTTACATTCATAGGATTATGagtatatattaaaaataaaagaatatttaTAAGATTTAAAATTAATGGTCTGAATTTGGCTTCCAAACTCATCTTACATGTCCAAGAAATGCTacttttatgttgattttgatgttcttttttGACATTCATATTGCATCtgcataaatattttttaaaaaaaatgctgcCAAATAAAGGATGTGGAAAAACCAGTCCCAAagagcacacacacacacacactcatctGTGCAGGCATGCACGTAaaagtttacaaaaaaaattgtaaaatttttactTGTAGAAGAGGGTTACATCTTACGTGTAACTGAGTATAGTATCAATGCAGGTAGTCTCCGTTGCTCACAAGCAGCACCTGCATCTGCATCTGTGGCAGGCATATTGCCATCTCCAATTCTCCATATGACagattttccatttcatttttgttttaatctttttctatttttcacacCATGGTAAAATTACTTTTTTAGTGCCTCTATGGCCCGCCAGGAATGAATTTTTGTTTGGGGTATGCTTGTGTGCTTTTGCCGGATTAAcaattgcaacaaaaaaaaaacacaagattGTTAAATGATTATCAATCTAGTTTGTCATGATATAAAAGTGTTACTGTTTATCATTTCATCCAAAACACCCTTGAAAGAAGTTCTCTCAACTTGTGATCACAATGATTCATGGCGTTAATGATCAAATATTACAATAGGCAAAATCTTGAAATGGGAAAGCGTAATGCAGCTGTCTGacccaatgttatccgtatcgtacgatacggacgcgtatcgtacgatacgtatcgtccaTATCATCATTTTCGATACGGTACACCTAATCAATATGATACGCGTatgtatcgtacgcgtatcgcacgtatcgtgcgatacggtgggcgtatcgcacgatacgggagtaaaattaaaaaaggggccgtcgggccccttttttgcttcttattctcaaaccgacgctcctctctctctctcttcttgtttctcaacgctgccagagacgtgggagggagagattttctccattgcatcaagatttgccggtgaagaagcttcattcctcgttgtggggagtcttgggacggtgggaagcttggagaaagagggttttttggtttttaacaccaagaaggtaagaaataactcatttttgccgttgaatcgttcatttctcttatttcctacatttatttgtatgtttttacttgttttgtaaagatataatgtcggatcctgcatggcagtggtgtacaagggtgaatcccaaaaatagattaagagttaagtgcaattattgtaagcaaatcatatcaggagggatttctcgctttaaacaccatatagctggtacacacagcgatgtggctgcttgcaatggctcccaagagatcccattgccagcgtatgtaaagcaccagtgtcagcaacttcttgatgcagtgaaagcaagtaggattgaaaaggacatggaagatgcggaggaaggatatggggacccacatgaaggagaagaaagtgaaggtgaagatgttcaacttgaacaagaagatgttggtgtcagtttgaaaacaactaaagggaaaggcatcatgcatggtggtggttcttctgcaaccagaaaaagaagaggtgcaagtgtaagttcagtttcacgaggacgtggcagaagtcagggtcgtactggtggtggtagagtacctactatgaagtcgagcaatatgtctggttcgatcaagaatttttttcccaattatactgctgctggtgctcagcctgagattcgtatagccatgcaatcaaaggatattattgaagcagcagatgaaaccataggaaggtggttctatgatgcatccattcccttcaatgcagcaaactcttatcattatcagcctatagcagatgcgattgctagtgtagggcgagggtataaaatgccctcttttcataaattgcgaggtaaaattctcaacaatatagttagagatgtgaagacatattgtgatgaactaaaattgagctggaaagctacaggatgcagtgtaatggcagatgggtggacagacatcaagaacagaacattggtaaacttccttgtatattgccctcttggtactatgttcttaaaatctgttgatttgtctgatactcctaagactgctgatgtgttgtttgggatttttgataaagttatagaagaagttgggcctgaaaatgtcgtacaatttatcactgataatgcagcaaattataaagctgcaggtgaaatgttagcagcacgatatgggacattttattggagtccatgtgctgctcactgtgtaaatcttatgcttcaggatcttggtgaaagggatgatatgaagttgacagttcacagatgccaagaaatcacgaagtttatttacaatcatgcttatgtcttgaatttgatgaggaaattcacaaatggggctgaattgattcgacctgcacaaacacggtttgctac contains:
- the LOC116266454 gene encoding uncharacterized protein LOC116266454 yields the protein MSDPAWQWCTRVNPKNRLRVKCNYCKQIISGGISRFKHHIAGTHSDVAACNGSQEIPLPAYVKHQCQQLLDAVKASRIEKDMEDAEEGYGDPHEGEESEGEDVQLEQEDVGVSLKTTKGKGIMHGGGSSATRKRRGASVSSVSRGRGRSQGRTGGGRVPTMKSSNMSGSIKNFFPNYTAAGAQPEIRIAMQSKDIIEAADETIGRWFYDASIPFNAANSYHYQPIADAIASVGRGYKMPSFHKLRGKILNNIVRDVKTYCDELKLSWKATGCSVMADGWTDIKNRTLVNFLVYCPLGTMFLKSVDLSDTPKTADVLFGIFDKVIEEVGPENVVQFITDNAANYKAAGEMLAARYGTFYWSPCAAHCVNLMLQDLGERDDMKLTVHRCQEITKFIYNHAYVLNLMRKFTNGAELIRPAQTRFATNVLTVQGIVKQRTSLRQMFSSDDWAAYPHAYKRKATTVVDTIFDVDFWESCVHLLKICVPLVKVLRLVDSEDRPSIGYLYESMDRAKEAIRDNMKGKKKLYMPIWKIIDERWSGQLHCSLHAAAYYLNPAIRYLPTFKKDREVEYGMLDCIDVLVSDSKEQDAIHMSINKYDTASGTMARDTAVRCRTTMRPDLWWERFGPDCPELRKLAIRILSQTCSATGCERNWSVFQHIHSKKRNRLEHKRLNDLVYVRYNMKLRQRQLETTSTRKHHNQYDPIFIDHFDILDSWVEEEPAAILDEDDLDFLNVEGAAEIVEEGEVGSEQWNVGDIPFATEGIEEEVIEENEDDDEE